One stretch of Toxoplasma gondii ME49 chromosome XI, whole genome shotgun sequence DNA includes these proteins:
- a CDS encoding longevity-assurance protein (LAG1) domain-containing protein (encoded by transcript TGME49_316450~Predicted trans-membrane domain (TMHMM2.0):58-81:118-141:182-202:213-236:269-292:311-334), which yields MTPVPYQPMPEELRRFEETCDGPDGSVVRFAEPYLDYVKEKIHQGESGVVDLYLLNPTLGWADVHFVVLVCAALCSLRLVLSGAMLPAWKTRFSAFKYFGRKFDIVKPGKLCKFAENLWYAFWHTTALAWGVCVLVQEAGTSESPGWSRMMLQQPEGRWFWITTDAEYAQGSIGWPLLLPSGAMRIYYLTQIAFWISCSLFLRIETRRSDHKVFIIHHAATICLVAFSYAGSYWRIGVVVLILHDVVDTLLYWSKSLHYCYLPSIVTECSFLLFVFSYLVARLLLFPFYCVWPSIDPSYTDLLTNGRVPHRFGFPGGIVLPSLLCVLVGLHVYWFALIVRMVVKVLNDRRNGDWGTAEDIRSEDESDTTEPETEGGNSKCKTR from the exons ATGACGCCTGTTCCCTACCAGCCTATGCCGGAGGAGTTGCGGAGATTCGAGGAAACATGCGACGGCCCCGACGGCAGTGTGGTGCGTTTCGCGGAACCCTACTTGGACTACGTGAAGGAGAAAATTCACCAAGGCGAAAGTGGAGTCGTTGATCTCTACCTCCTCAATCCGACTCTCGGTTGGGCAGATGTCCACTTCGTCGTCTTG GTGTGCGCcgccctctgctctctgagGCTGGTCCTCAGTGGGGCGATGCTGCCGGCCTGGAAAACGCGCTTCAGCGCCTTCAAATACTTCGGCCGGAAATTTGACATTGTGAAGCCGGGGAAGCTTTGCAAATTCGCAGAGAATCTGTG GTACGCCTTTTGGCACACGACCGCCCTCGCATGGGGCGTTTGCGTGCTCGTTCAGGAGGCCGGAACTTCTGAATCTCCCGGCTGGAGTCGCATGATGCTTCAGCAGCCCGAGGGCCGATG GTTTTGGATCACCACTGACGCCGAGTACGCTCAGGGGTCTATCGGCtggccgcttcttcttccctccggCGCCATGCGCATTTACTACCTGACCCAGATCGCGTTCTGGatttcctgttctctcttcctgcgcATCGAAACGCGGCGCTCAGATCACAAAGTGTTCATCATTCACCACGCCGCTACAATCTGTCTGGTGGCCTTCTCCTATGCCGGCTCCTACTGGCGCATTGGCGTG GTTGTTCTCATCTTGCACGACGTAGTTGACACCCTGCTGTATTGGAGCAAGTCGCTCCACTACTGCTACCTGCCTTCCATCGTCACGGagtgttcctttcttctgtttgtctTTTCCTACCTGGTCGCGCgactcctcctcttccccttctaCTGCGTCTGGCCCTCCATTGACCCTTCTTACACTGATCTCCTCACCAACGGCCGGGTGCCGCATCGCTTCGGATTCCCCGGAGGCATtgtgcttccttctctcctctgtgtccttGTC ggCCTGCATGTCTACTGGTTCGCCCTCATCGTGCGGATGGTGGTCAAAGTCCTCAACGATCGGCGCA ATGGCGACTGGGGAACTGCGGAGGATATTCggagcgaggacgagagcgacACAACAGagccagagacagaagggggGAATTCAAAGTGCAAAACCCGGTga